One part of the Caproiciproducens sp. CPB-2 genome encodes these proteins:
- a CDS encoding Stp1/IreP family PP2C-type Ser/Thr phosphatase encodes MLRVFSKSDIGLVRQTNQDACKSGTFSEHSAWAVVCDGMGGVNGGNIASEIAVEKISESIAASYHEGMTDSSVKNLIMAAIHNANLAIHDEAMNHIQLAGMGTTVVAVIVSGGVAHIAHAGDSRAYLITENNIRQLTTDHSMVQEMVNNGDITEQQAKIHPQKNIITRALGVEPSIQIDYCENEFRSGSMLLICTDGLTNYIDAKQIFALSKTMDADSLTDKLVTLAKDCGGGDNITVVIIENYC; translated from the coding sequence ATGTTGAGAGTATTCAGTAAAAGTGATATTGGCCTTGTCAGACAAACCAATCAGGACGCCTGCAAAAGCGGCACCTTTTCCGAACATTCCGCGTGGGCTGTTGTCTGTGACGGAATGGGCGGTGTCAACGGAGGCAATATTGCGAGTGAAATTGCGGTAGAAAAAATTTCCGAAAGCATTGCCGCATCCTATCATGAAGGTATGACTGACAGTTCCGTAAAGAATCTGATAATGGCGGCGATACACAACGCCAATCTCGCTATCCATGACGAAGCAATGAACCATATCCAGCTTGCCGGTATGGGAACAACCGTAGTTGCGGTGATTGTTTCGGGCGGGGTTGCCCATATTGCCCATGCGGGGGACAGCAGGGCGTATTTAATAACGGAAAATAACATTCGGCAGCTGACTACGGATCACTCCATGGTACAGGAAATGGTTAATAATGGAGATATTACGGAACAGCAGGCAAAAATACATCCCCAGAAAAACATTATTACCCGTGCACTGGGTGTCGAACCTTCCATTCAAATTGATTACTGCGAAAATGAGTTTCGTTCCGGCAGCATGCTTCTGATCTGTACGGACGGTCTTACGAATTATATCGATGCCAAACAGATTTTTGCGCTGTCCAAAACCATGGATGCCGACAGCCTGACAGACAAGCTTGTAACGCTCGCGAAAGACTGTGGGGGCGGTGACAACATTACGGTTGTCATCATTGAAAACTACTGCTGA
- the rsgA gene encoding ribosome small subunit-dependent GTPase A — MDKINGTIIKGIGGFYYVEAADTLYECKARGVFRKNKVTPFVGDHVTVSLEKDGTGTIEEILPRKNSLVRPPVANIDQLVIVVSICDPSPSTLVIDKIIAAAEDRGIEPVIVISKSDLKDCQWLNDIYQTTGIPLLTVSSATGEGIEEVEELLKGKISAFTGNSGVGKSSLLNRIDSRFHLQTGEISQKLGRGRHTTRQVAFLKLGENTYVADTPGFSSISVERYDLVKKENLQYCFREFEPYLNQCKFVSCSHTCEKGCAVLKAVEEGAISKSRHESYVAMYNEVKDLKEWNMK; from the coding sequence ATGGATAAGATAAACGGTACCATTATAAAAGGTATCGGCGGTTTCTACTATGTGGAGGCCGCCGATACGCTGTATGAATGCAAAGCAAGGGGCGTGTTCCGGAAAAACAAGGTGACTCCTTTCGTCGGCGACCATGTAACCGTTAGTCTGGAGAAAGACGGGACAGGCACGATTGAGGAAATACTCCCGCGAAAGAATTCTTTGGTGCGCCCGCCGGTTGCAAACATCGATCAGCTGGTGATCGTCGTGTCGATCTGCGATCCGTCCCCCAGCACGCTGGTGATTGACAAAATCATTGCTGCGGCGGAGGACAGGGGGATTGAGCCTGTTATCGTGATCTCCAAAAGCGATTTGAAAGACTGTCAGTGGCTGAACGACATTTATCAGACGACCGGGATTCCGCTGCTTACGGTTTCTTCGGCTACGGGTGAGGGAATTGAAGAAGTGGAGGAGCTCCTGAAGGGCAAAATATCCGCTTTTACGGGGAATTCCGGGGTCGGAAAATCCTCTCTTCTGAACAGGATCGATTCGCGTTTCCATCTTCAGACCGGAGAAATCAGCCAGAAGCTTGGACGCGGCCGCCACACCACAAGACAGGTTGCCTTTTTAAAGCTGGGGGAAAATACCTATGTCGCGGATACGCCGGGCTTTTCTTCCATCAGTGTGGAACGCTATGATCTGGTGAAAAAGGAAAACCTTCAGTATTGCTTCCGGGAATTTGAACCCTATCTGAATCAGTGCAAATTTGTCTCCTGTTCCCACACCTGCGAAAAGGGCTGCGCGGTTTTGAAAGCGGTGGAAGAGGGGGCTATCAGTAAATCCCGTCATGAAAGCTATGTCGCCATGTACAATGAAGTGAAAGATCTGAAAGAATGGAATATGAAATGA
- a CDS encoding sulfide/dihydroorotate dehydrogenase-like FAD/NAD-binding protein has product MFTIVEKRILNDSMTLMAVEAPYIAKKAKAGQFIILRVNEFGERIPLTVADYDREKGTITIIYQKVGKTTLMLDQLNVGDAILDFIGPLGKATELGGYKNVAVIGGGAGCAIAYPQAKALHGMGAKVDMIAGFRNQDIIILEDEMKAVSDHLILTTDDGSNGNKGFVTDALRKNIEDGANYDLVIAIGPLVMMRAVCNLTKEYNIKTLISMNPIMIDGTGMCGGCRLTVGGKTKFACVDGPDFDGHEVDFDEAIKRSRTYSESEKEATREYNCRLMEGAKNA; this is encoded by the coding sequence ATGTTTACGATTGTGGAGAAGCGGATATTGAATGATTCGATGACATTGATGGCGGTAGAAGCGCCATATATTGCGAAAAAGGCGAAAGCCGGCCAGTTCATTATTCTGCGTGTCAATGAATTCGGGGAAAGGATTCCTCTGACGGTAGCGGACTACGACCGCGAGAAGGGAACCATCACCATTATTTATCAGAAGGTCGGAAAGACGACCCTGATGCTGGATCAGTTGAACGTCGGCGACGCGATTCTGGATTTCATCGGGCCTTTGGGAAAAGCGACCGAGCTGGGGGGCTACAAAAACGTAGCGGTGATTGGCGGCGGCGCCGGCTGTGCGATCGCGTACCCGCAGGCGAAGGCCCTGCACGGCATGGGCGCGAAGGTGGACATGATCGCGGGATTCCGGAATCAGGACATCATCATCCTGGAAGACGAGATGAAAGCGGTCAGCGATCATCTGATCCTGACAACGGACGACGGCTCCAACGGAAACAAGGGCTTTGTGACCGACGCCCTGCGTAAAAATATTGAGGACGGGGCAAATTACGACCTGGTCATCGCCATCGGGCCGCTCGTCATGATGCGCGCCGTCTGCAACCTGACCAAAGAGTACAACATCAAAACGCTCATCAGCATGAACCCCATTATGATCGACGGGACCGGCATGTGCGGCGGATGCAGGCTGACGGTCGGCGGAAAAACCAAATTCGCCTGTGTGGACGGTCCGGATTTCGACGGCCACGAAGTGGACTTCGACGAGGCCATCAAAAGATCGAGAACCTATTCTGAGTCGGAAAAAGAAGCGACGCGCGAATACAACTGCCGCTTGATGGAGGGTGCGAAAAATGCCTAA
- the rlmN gene encoding 23S rRNA (adenine(2503)-C(2))-methyltransferase RlmN: MTLEEIKADFAADGQPAFRALQVYRWLHRGAEDFEQMSDQSKAFRQVLSEKYYIANAVIEKKLESRLDETVKYLFRLNDGEYVESVLMDYHHGHTICISTQVGCKMNCAFCATGKSGFSRNLTASEMLAQIQSAQKDAGIRISNVVMMGMGEPLDNYQNVLRFLELVSSDEGMNIGMRHISLSTCGVVDKIYDLAEKKLQLTLSVSLHAPNDEIRSRTMPVNRKWGIEELMKACRYYVDMTGRRISFEYAMIHGVNDSDACARELAGRLSGILSHVNLIPVNDVSGAGFKKSSADRLQKFSRILSDKGITVTVRRTLGSDINASCGQLRRRYKEEVANVESIQ; this comes from the coding sequence ATGACTCTCGAAGAAATCAAAGCCGATTTTGCCGCTGACGGCCAACCGGCTTTTCGTGCTTTGCAGGTTTATAGATGGCTGCATCGCGGAGCAGAAGATTTTGAACAAATGTCCGATCAGTCGAAAGCCTTTCGGCAGGTACTGTCGGAAAAATATTACATAGCGAATGCTGTGATAGAAAAAAAACTGGAATCCCGTTTGGATGAAACCGTAAAATATCTGTTTCGCCTGAATGACGGAGAATATGTGGAAAGCGTTCTGATGGACTATCATCACGGTCATACGATCTGTATTTCCACACAGGTCGGCTGCAAAATGAACTGCGCGTTCTGCGCAACGGGGAAAAGCGGTTTTTCACGGAACCTGACGGCTTCCGAAATGCTTGCGCAGATTCAGTCGGCCCAGAAGGATGCCGGTATCCGGATATCCAATGTTGTGATGATGGGGATGGGAGAACCGCTGGATAACTATCAGAATGTGCTTCGTTTCCTTGAGCTGGTTTCTTCCGATGAGGGAATGAACATCGGGATGAGGCACATTTCTCTTTCCACCTGCGGCGTTGTGGATAAGATTTATGATCTTGCGGAAAAGAAGCTTCAGCTTACCCTGTCTGTCTCCCTGCACGCGCCAAACGACGAAATCCGTTCCAGGACCATGCCGGTCAACCGGAAATGGGGAATAGAGGAACTGATGAAAGCGTGCCGGTACTATGTCGATATGACGGGCCGCCGGATTTCTTTTGAGTATGCCATGATTCACGGGGTGAACGACAGCGACGCCTGCGCAAGGGAGCTTGCGGGAAGGCTCAGCGGGATACTCAGCCATGTCAATCTGATTCCTGTCAATGACGTCAGCGGAGCCGGATTTAAAAAAAGCTCTGCCGACCGACTGCAAAAATTCAGCCGTATCCTTTCGGATAAAGGAATTACCGTTACCGTCCGGAGGACGCTCGGCTCGGATATCAATGCTTCCTGCGGACAGCTCAGACGCAGGTACAAAGAGGAGGTGGCCAATGTTGAGAGTATTCAGTAA
- the spoIVA gene encoding stage IV sporulation protein A: protein MEERNIYSDISQRTNGDIYIGVVGPVRTGKSTFIKKFMDTIVVPNMDSNYRRDRAIDEMPQSAAGRTIMTTEPKFIPEQAVKVKVDDSATFSVRMIDCVGYIVPSALGYIENDQPRMVMTPWYDEPIPFNMAAEIGTKKVITEHSTIGLVVTTDGSISDIPREEYEEAEERVVKELKEINKPFIVLLNCTDPNSSPAVSMASQMQEKYKVPVAPVNCLEMEEGQIRDILSKVLFEFPVKAIKVDMPRWLSSLEKNHWLRSAVYGTIQNSASKISRIREVGSIINDINQCEYVSGAKTESIDLGTGNARVAVNLQPNLFYKILGEKTGIDIEDEGGLLDSILGLAKIRDQYNKIKDAYQDVQDTGYGIVMPDIEELTLDEPEIIKQGGKYGVRLKAAAPSIHMMKTKITTELTPIVGSEQQSQDLIMYLLKEFEESPSKIWESNIFGKSLHELVNEGLHNKLYRMPTDARDKVRETIERIINEGCNGLICIIL, encoded by the coding sequence ATGGAAGAACGCAATATTTACAGTGATATTTCCCAGCGCACGAACGGTGATATTTATATTGGGGTGGTAGGTCCGGTAAGAACCGGAAAATCCACTTTTATTAAGAAATTCATGGATACCATCGTCGTTCCGAACATGGATTCCAACTACAGGCGCGACCGCGCGATCGATGAAATGCCGCAGTCCGCCGCAGGACGTACCATTATGACGACGGAACCGAAATTTATTCCGGAACAGGCCGTCAAAGTAAAAGTGGATGACAGCGCCACCTTCTCGGTGCGTATGATCGACTGCGTCGGCTACATCGTTCCAAGCGCGCTCGGATACATAGAGAACGATCAGCCGCGCATGGTGATGACCCCGTGGTACGACGAGCCGATTCCGTTCAACATGGCTGCGGAAATCGGGACCAAGAAGGTCATTACGGAGCACTCGACTATCGGGCTGGTCGTCACGACCGACGGCAGCATCAGCGATATTCCCCGGGAGGAATACGAGGAAGCGGAAGAGAGGGTCGTGAAAGAGCTGAAGGAAATCAACAAACCCTTTATTGTCCTTCTGAACTGTACCGACCCGAATTCAAGTCCTGCGGTTTCCATGGCTTCGCAGATGCAGGAGAAATACAAGGTACCCGTGGCGCCCGTCAACTGCCTTGAAATGGAAGAGGGACAAATCAGGGATATTCTTTCCAAAGTGCTGTTTGAATTCCCGGTGAAGGCGATTAAGGTCGACATGCCGCGCTGGCTTTCCAGCCTTGAAAAAAATCATTGGCTGCGTTCCGCTGTCTACGGCACCATCCAGAATTCGGCTTCGAAAATCTCCCGGATACGGGAAGTCGGGTCGATTATCAACGATATCAATCAATGCGAATATGTCAGCGGCGCAAAAACCGAATCCATCGATCTGGGAACCGGCAACGCGCGGGTTGCCGTCAATCTGCAGCCGAATCTGTTCTATAAAATCCTGGGTGAAAAAACCGGTATCGATATTGAGGATGAGGGTGGGCTCCTCGACAGCATCCTCGGACTTGCAAAAATCCGGGATCAATATAACAAGATCAAAGACGCCTATCAGGATGTGCAGGACACCGGCTATGGAATTGTGATGCCGGATATTGAGGAGCTTACGCTCGACGAGCCCGAGATTATCAAACAGGGCGGCAAATACGGGGTGCGTCTGAAAGCGGCGGCGCCTTCCATCCACATGATGAAGACGAAAATTACGACGGAGCTGACGCCGATTGTGGGTTCCGAGCAGCAGTCGCAGGATCTGATCATGTATCTGCTGAAGGAATTTGAGGAAAGCCCCTCCAAAATCTGGGAATCCAATATCTTCGGCAAGAGCCTGCACGAGCTTGTGAACGAGGGCCTGCACAACAAGCTGTACAGAATGCCTACGGACGCACGGGATAAGGTGCGCGAGACGATAGAACGGATCATCAATGAAGGCTGCAACGGCCTGATATGCATTATCCTGTAA
- the rsmB gene encoding 16S rRNA (cytosine(967)-C(5))-methyltransferase RsmB: MDDARAAALAALLHVDVNEGYSNIVLDKTLASFSLEPRDKALASAIFYGVLERRITLDYFISRFSKMPLKKLSPQVLEILRMGAYQILYLEKIPKSAAVNESVILAKESNAVKASGFINAVLRSLVRNLENLEIPDAEKDSLFSLSIQYSCPQWLISLWQKSYGEECTLRLLESTFSKPPVFARTNNICISEENLIEKLNAEGIKAIPITWLDQAVELQQTGAISQSEGYREGLFHIQDLSSQLCCFLLRPLPGERVIDVCSAPGGKAFTMAELMENKGELLAFDKYKGKVNLIRQGAQRLKLSVISAAVRDASVAEDDLAPADKVLCDVPCSGLGIIRRKPEIKYKLPSAIDSLPDLQYLILCKSSKLVKTNGTLFYSTCTLNPKENGEVSEKFLRNNHDFEPLPLNLPDQVCHAVEGEPGNQLTLMPHVHGTDGFFIAAFRRKQEWMS, encoded by the coding sequence ATGGACGATGCAAGAGCCGCAGCACTGGCCGCTCTTTTGCATGTCGATGTGAACGAAGGCTATTCCAATATTGTTCTGGACAAAACGCTGGCTTCCTTTTCTTTGGAACCGCGCGACAAAGCGCTTGCTTCTGCGATCTTTTACGGAGTGCTGGAACGCCGGATCACCCTGGACTATTTCATCAGCCGGTTTTCCAAAATGCCGCTTAAAAAGCTTTCTCCGCAGGTGCTGGAGATCCTGCGCATGGGCGCCTACCAGATTCTGTATCTTGAAAAAATTCCAAAATCGGCAGCGGTTAACGAATCCGTTATTCTTGCAAAAGAAAGCAATGCTGTAAAGGCATCTGGCTTTATTAACGCGGTTCTTCGGTCTCTGGTCCGAAATCTTGAAAATTTAGAGATTCCGGATGCCGAAAAGGATTCGTTGTTCTCTCTAAGCATTCAATATTCGTGCCCGCAATGGCTGATTTCTCTGTGGCAGAAATCGTATGGGGAAGAATGTACGCTCCGTCTGCTGGAGAGTACTTTTTCAAAGCCGCCCGTATTTGCCAGAACGAATAATATTTGTATTTCTGAGGAAAACTTAATTGAAAAGCTGAATGCGGAAGGTATAAAGGCCATCCCCATTACATGGCTGGATCAGGCTGTCGAGTTGCAGCAGACGGGCGCAATCAGTCAATCCGAAGGTTACCGGGAGGGCCTGTTTCACATACAGGATCTTTCTTCTCAGCTCTGTTGCTTCCTACTTCGTCCGCTTCCCGGGGAGAGGGTCATCGACGTGTGCTCCGCGCCCGGAGGCAAAGCCTTTACCATGGCCGAACTCATGGAAAACAAGGGCGAGCTTCTCGCTTTTGACAAATATAAAGGAAAGGTGAACCTGATCCGGCAGGGGGCTCAGCGTTTAAAGCTCTCTGTGATCAGCGCCGCCGTACGGGACGCTTCTGTTGCGGAAGACGATCTGGCCCCGGCGGATAAAGTCCTTTGTGACGTACCGTGTTCCGGTCTCGGAATCATTCGCAGAAAACCGGAAATTAAGTATAAATTACCATCAGCTATTGACAGTTTGCCTGATTTGCAGTACCTTATTCTGTGTAAATCATCAAAACTGGTCAAGACGAATGGGACTTTATTTTATTCAACCTGCACTTTGAACCCAAAAGAGAACGGCGAGGTGTCGGAAAAATTCCTTCGGAACAACCATGACTTTGAGCCTTTGCCTCTCAATCTGCCCGATCAGGTTTGCCATGCCGTCGAAGGGGAACCGGGGAACCAGCTGACGCTGATGCCTCACGTTCACGGGACGGACGGCTTCTTTATCGCGGCTTTTCGAAGAAAACAGGAGTGGATGTCTTGA
- the pknB gene encoding Stk1 family PASTA domain-containing Ser/Thr kinase — MDKYTGKRLDGRYEIHELIGTGGMALVYRAYDTIDDRTVAIKILKDEFLGNDEFIRRFKNESKAIAVLSHPNIVKVYDVSFGDRIQYIVEEFIDGITLKEYLDQQKEIKWKEAIHFTVQILRALQHAHEKGIVHRDIKPQNIMLLQDGTIKVTDFGIARFSRSETRTMTDKAIGSVHYIAPEQARGDLTDEKADIYSVGVMLYEMITGRLPFEADSAVSVAIMQLQADPKPPKEINPSVPEGLEEITLKAMQKNPTQRYQSAAEMLRDIEAFRRNPSISFQYKYFIDEKPTKYIDAINTVKGAEPSAYNDNYEYEEEPSRAPKKKKKRSAASLVIAGIASAFLIVVIGFGIAALFHSCNSGVGNIVLPDFRGKTYDEVKEEVKSNDQYKNLTFVTETKNDSTQKTGIILSQSPKEGTTVKANAEITLTINAGGKPVSVPDVSNKTQEEAITDLEKVNLLYEVLPVVDNQTEKGHVKNTDPPAGTQVTEGTKVKIYVSTGGEEEKTAVPAVIDKTIEDAKTEIIAAGLTVGDITAQDDSDKAKDVVIETSPLPGVQVVKGSAVSIVVSSGKKSEKSIDVFVKLPKEVTHDINLKAYLGNELQTEKTVNPSYNDVCQLTFKGSSGKKQLIIQLDGNKYQEFTLDFDAGTSTAGESYPYNNASSTGGNSEIPSGVITPSD, encoded by the coding sequence ATGGATAAGTACACAGGAAAACGGCTCGACGGACGCTATGAAATACATGAACTGATCGGTACCGGCGGAATGGCTCTGGTTTACCGCGCGTATGATACGATTGACGACCGTACGGTCGCAATCAAAATACTCAAGGACGAGTTTTTGGGAAACGACGAGTTTATCCGCCGCTTCAAAAATGAGTCCAAGGCAATTGCGGTGCTTTCCCACCCAAACATTGTCAAAGTTTACGACGTCAGCTTTGGTGACAGAATCCAGTATATTGTCGAAGAATTTATCGATGGAATTACGTTAAAGGAATATTTGGATCAGCAGAAGGAAATCAAATGGAAAGAAGCCATCCATTTTACCGTCCAGATTCTGCGCGCGCTTCAGCACGCTCATGAAAAGGGCATTGTCCACCGCGACATAAAGCCCCAGAACATTATGCTGCTGCAGGACGGCACGATTAAAGTGACCGATTTCGGCATTGCCCGTTTTTCACGCAGTGAAACGCGGACGATGACGGACAAAGCGATCGGCTCGGTCCATTACATCGCGCCGGAGCAGGCAAGGGGAGATCTGACCGACGAAAAGGCGGACATTTACTCCGTAGGGGTCATGCTTTACGAAATGATTACGGGCCGTCTTCCGTTTGAAGCCGACAGCGCTGTCTCCGTCGCCATTATGCAGCTGCAGGCAGACCCCAAGCCTCCGAAGGAAATCAATCCCTCCGTGCCGGAAGGTTTGGAGGAAATTACATTAAAGGCGATGCAGAAAAATCCTACGCAAAGGTATCAGTCCGCCGCCGAAATGCTCAGGGATATCGAAGCTTTCCGGAGGAATCCCAGCATCAGCTTTCAGTACAAATATTTTATCGATGAAAAGCCTACCAAATATATCGACGCGATCAACACGGTAAAGGGAGCGGAGCCTTCCGCGTACAATGATAATTATGAATATGAGGAAGAACCGTCCAGAGCGCCCAAAAAGAAGAAGAAAAGGTCGGCTGCCTCTTTAGTGATCGCAGGGATTGCCTCTGCGTTTCTGATTGTCGTCATCGGCTTTGGCATCGCCGCGCTGTTTCACAGCTGCAACAGCGGAGTCGGCAACATTGTTCTACCGGATTTCAGAGGAAAAACCTACGATGAAGTAAAAGAAGAAGTAAAGAGCAACGACCAGTATAAAAATCTGACCTTTGTTACCGAAACAAAAAATGATTCCACTCAGAAAACGGGAATTATTTTGAGCCAAAGCCCCAAGGAGGGAACGACCGTAAAAGCCAACGCGGAAATCACCCTTACCATTAACGCGGGCGGCAAGCCGGTCTCTGTTCCCGACGTTTCCAACAAGACGCAGGAGGAAGCGATTACCGATCTGGAAAAAGTAAATCTGCTGTACGAGGTCCTGCCCGTAGTGGATAACCAAACCGAGAAGGGCCATGTAAAAAATACCGATCCCCCCGCGGGGACGCAGGTCACGGAAGGAACCAAGGTGAAGATTTATGTCAGCACCGGCGGAGAGGAAGAAAAAACGGCCGTTCCTGCCGTGATCGACAAAACTATAGAGGATGCAAAAACGGAAATTATCGCGGCGGGTCTGACAGTCGGGGATATTACCGCACAGGATGACAGCGATAAAGCGAAAGACGTGGTCATTGAAACTTCCCCGCTGCCCGGCGTGCAGGTTGTGAAAGGCAGCGCGGTATCCATTGTCGTCAGTTCGGGTAAGAAATCGGAGAAATCCATCGATGTCTTTGTCAAGCTCCCGAAAGAAGTGACGCACGACATCAACCTGAAAGCGTATTTGGGCAATGAGCTCCAGACGGAAAAGACCGTGAACCCGTCCTACAATGACGTATGCCAGCTTACTTTTAAAGGCAGCAGCGGCAAAAAGCAGCTGATTATTCAGCTGGACGGAAACAAGTACCAGGAGTTTACGCTTGACTTTGACGCGGGCACTTCCACGGCAGGGGAAAGCTATCCGTATAACAATGCCAGCAGTACGGGGGGAAACAGCGAGATCCCGAGCGGCGTCATCACTCCTTCGGACTGA
- a CDS encoding DUF3794 and LysM peptidoglycan-binding domain-containing protein: protein MDYMLNREALATSEVIYDGCQEQPVDLDISLPDYCPDIQRILKCQVYPHITSRSITGDRLELEGSYTVKILYLDPGGTAVHCYETSQSFSAAIQLKQAADNAQIFAFTRVEYINCRATSPRRLDIHGSFSACAKVIVQGENEVVSNIDGEGVEEQKSTLSINKMAGFAQQQFTVEEVLELGQGKPPADSLVRSDAFAVLQDYTPVANKLMIKGEVCVKFLYSTADNEAALEVMEYALPFNEMVDCEGASENCIFNIQLNVAGLEAQIKNDYSGDQTYFDVQARVFVNASAYQNSDVTMVTDAYSKQYELNISSKQKNIDNAVEFINDTDIHKGSLALEDVPISKIIDIWNEMNTVSADYANGQINYKGKFNICVLALNPDNKAVYFERLMDFEYARPYQAKEDHIKCSASMLVAGISYRITGGGIDLKVELRLSAGIYSQYNLKLITDVAADETKPRAQDKSAALSIYYADAGESLWNIAREYCTSVNAIKLENDLTGDFVENRGMLLIPM from the coding sequence ATGGATTATATGCTTAACCGTGAGGCATTGGCCACCAGCGAAGTGATTTATGATGGCTGCCAGGAGCAGCCGGTGGATCTCGACATCAGCCTGCCTGACTACTGCCCCGATATACAGCGCATTTTAAAATGTCAGGTTTATCCGCACATTACCTCCAGAAGCATTACAGGGGACAGACTGGAACTGGAAGGCAGTTACACCGTGAAAATACTCTATCTTGATCCCGGCGGTACGGCTGTTCACTGCTATGAAACCAGTCAGTCGTTTTCCGCCGCCATCCAGTTGAAGCAGGCTGCCGACAACGCGCAGATTTTTGCGTTTACCAGGGTGGAATATATTAACTGCCGTGCGACCAGTCCCCGGCGCCTGGACATACACGGTTCTTTTTCCGCATGCGCAAAAGTAATTGTGCAGGGGGAGAACGAGGTGGTCTCCAACATAGACGGCGAAGGAGTGGAAGAGCAGAAAAGCACACTGTCGATCAACAAGATGGCCGGGTTCGCTCAGCAGCAGTTTACGGTGGAAGAGGTGCTGGAGCTCGGGCAGGGCAAGCCGCCCGCGGATAGTCTGGTCCGTTCCGACGCGTTTGCGGTGCTTCAGGACTATACCCCTGTCGCAAACAAGCTGATGATCAAGGGAGAAGTATGTGTAAAATTCCTGTATTCCACAGCGGATAACGAAGCTGCTCTGGAAGTGATGGAGTACGCACTTCCGTTCAATGAAATGGTTGACTGTGAGGGAGCCTCAGAAAACTGTATCTTCAATATCCAGCTGAATGTTGCCGGGCTGGAAGCACAGATCAAAAATGATTATTCCGGTGATCAGACTTACTTTGACGTTCAGGCCAGGGTGTTTGTAAATGCGTCCGCCTATCAGAATTCCGACGTTACTATGGTAACGGACGCCTATTCCAAGCAGTACGAGCTGAACATCAGCTCCAAACAGAAAAACATCGACAATGCTGTTGAATTCATCAACGATACCGATATTCACAAGGGTTCTCTGGCACTGGAGGATGTACCGATTTCAAAGATTATCGATATCTGGAATGAAATGAACACTGTTTCCGCCGACTATGCAAACGGACAAATCAATTACAAGGGGAAATTCAATATCTGTGTGCTTGCCCTGAATCCGGACAATAAGGCGGTCTATTTTGAACGGCTGATGGATTTTGAATATGCCCGCCCCTACCAGGCGAAAGAGGATCATATCAAATGCAGCGCCTCGATGCTGGTAGCGGGGATCAGCTACCGGATTACGGGCGGCGGAATTGATCTGAAGGTTGAATTAAGGCTCAGCGCCGGAATTTACAGCCAATACAACCTGAAGCTGATCACGGATGTCGCAGCTGACGAAACCAAACCCAGGGCACAGGACAAATCCGCGGCATTAAGTATTTATTACGCCGACGCGGGTGAAAGCTTATGGAATATCGCCCGTGAATACTGCACCTCGGTCAATGCGATTAAACTGGAAAACGACCTTACCGGTGATTTCGTTGAGAACAGGGGGATGCTGCTGATTCCTATGTAA
- a CDS encoding thiamine diphosphokinase: MKKCVIIGSSPCEYGGILNEIDPDHSFIICADGGLDVALEHHLTPDLLIGDFDSVKNELPKNIETIRLNKEKDDTDMMAAIKEAIKRGYRDFTLFGALGGRIDHSFSNFCALQYLASQGCKAVIADRDCRVFLLSGGRLTLSGLKGRTVSVFPFGVGFCTVSYEGMKYPLREASISSAYPLGVSNEITEDQAQIFVHSGNALIFLLS, translated from the coding sequence ATGAAAAAATGCGTGATTATCGGTTCGTCGCCCTGCGAATACGGCGGGATTCTGAATGAAATCGATCCTGATCATTCTTTTATTATTTGCGCCGACGGCGGTCTGGACGTTGCGCTGGAACATCATCTTACGCCCGATCTGCTCATCGGTGATTTCGACTCTGTAAAAAATGAATTGCCGAAGAACATTGAAACCATCCGTCTGAACAAGGAAAAAGACGATACCGACATGATGGCGGCGATCAAGGAAGCGATCAAAAGGGGATACCGTGATTTTACTCTTTTCGGCGCTCTGGGCGGCAGGATCGACCATTCCTTCTCCAATTTCTGCGCGCTGCAGTATCTGGCTTCCCAGGGCTGTAAAGCGGTGATTGCGGACAGGGACTGCCGGGTATTCCTGCTTTCCGGCGGCAGACTGACGCTGAGCGGGCTGAAAGGCCGGACGGTTTCCGTTTTTCCTTTTGGCGTCGGTTTCTGTACGGTAAGCTACGAGGGAATGAAATATCCGCTCAGGGAAGCGTCTATTTCTTCCGCCTATCCGCTCGGCGTCAGCAATGAGATCACGGAGGATCAGGCGCAGATTTTTGTTCACAGCGGAAACGCCCTGATTTTTTTACTGTCATAA